In Pseudomonadota bacterium, one genomic interval encodes:
- a CDS encoding glucokinase has translation MTTARHITAVDIGGTHVRFAPAQIRAGERPRLGEPVVLRTAEFAGLTSAWQSYLRQDQARVEEHSAEAVSVCFAGPVRGQTLKATNSHWLIQRDRVAEELGVKQVHLMNDFGAMAYGVSQLSSDELQPICGPTDGPALDPLADGVTTVIGPGTGLGVAILIRRQGRVMVLETEGGHIDFAPLDEMESAIVKQLREQFLRVSVERIVSGPGLNHLAHAIARIERRTIQPLDDPELWAQALDPDTEDDLPALALQRFCRAYGAVAGDLALAHGASRVVLVGGLSNRLAETLRQAPFFRQFCAKGRYQADMAKIPVLVASHDQLGLLGAAAGFAAEANLAEASSS, from the coding sequence GTGACAACAGCTCGCCATATCACCGCCGTCGACATCGGCGGCACTCACGTGCGCTTTGCGCCGGCGCAAATCCGTGCCGGCGAGCGCCCGAGGCTCGGCGAACCGGTGGTGCTGCGCACCGCCGAGTTTGCCGGACTGACCTCAGCCTGGCAGAGCTACCTGCGACAAGACCAGGCGCGAGTGGAAGAACATTCGGCCGAAGCGGTGTCGGTCTGCTTTGCGGGGCCCGTCCGGGGGCAGACGCTCAAAGCGACCAACAGCCACTGGCTCATTCAGCGCGATCGCGTGGCCGAAGAGCTGGGTGTCAAACAAGTACACCTGATGAACGATTTTGGCGCGATGGCCTACGGGGTTTCGCAACTGAGCAGCGATGAGCTCCAGCCGATCTGCGGCCCTACTGATGGCCCGGCTTTAGACCCTCTCGCTGACGGCGTTACCACCGTGATCGGACCGGGTACCGGGCTGGGCGTCGCGATCTTGATTCGGCGCCAGGGGCGCGTGATGGTCCTGGAGACGGAAGGCGGGCACATCGATTTTGCCCCGCTGGACGAAATGGAATCGGCCATCGTCAAGCAGCTGCGTGAGCAGTTCCTGCGCGTATCGGTTGAGCGAATCGTGTCCGGGCCCGGTCTCAACCACCTCGCTCACGCTATCGCCAGAATTGAGCGGCGCACCATCCAGCCCCTGGACGATCCGGAGCTCTGGGCCCAGGCCCTGGACCCTGATACCGAGGACGATCTTCCCGCGCTGGCGCTCCAGCGATTCTGCCGTGCCTACGGCGCGGTGGCCGGCGACCTGGCGCTGGCCCATGGCGCCTCTCGCGTGGTGCTCGTGGGCGGTCTGTCTAACCGGCTGGCCGAAACTCTGCGGCAGGCGCCTTTTTTCCGCCAGTTCTGCGCCAAAGGGCGATACCAAGCTGATATGGCGAAGATTCCGGTGCTGGTGGCGTCGCACGACCAGCTGGGGCTGCTGGGTGCAGCAGCGGGGTTTGCGGCGGAGGCGAATCTGGCGGAAGCCTCGTCTTCCTGA
- the ilvY gene encoding HTH-type transcriptional activator IlvY, protein MDFRHLTSFTALARTLHFGRAASELNISPSTLSRSIAQLERLVGVELLERNNRRVVLTPAGERFQQYALQALTGWDSVRQDLREGAESLHGEIRIYCSVTASYSYLHRMLTDFLGQHPRVKISLRTGDPELAPDRVRSGQEEIAIGVKPDRPPAGLSFRSLAESALQLIAAADASKGPASFGPKQLAGESLVLPERGVGRVRIDSWMREQNVTPAVAAQVAGNEAIVSMVSLGRGLGVVPQIVLDNSPLADRVRVLPLRPRLGSIEIGLFAQDSRLQGRLLRTFWESASSVQSASGAAAITKVP, encoded by the coding sequence ATGGATTTTCGCCATCTAACCAGTTTTACGGCCCTTGCCCGCACCCTGCACTTCGGCAGGGCAGCCAGCGAGCTCAACATCAGCCCGTCGACGCTGAGTCGTAGCATCGCGCAGCTGGAGCGGCTCGTCGGGGTGGAATTACTCGAACGCAACAACCGCCGCGTTGTGCTGACGCCGGCCGGCGAGCGCTTTCAGCAGTACGCGCTTCAGGCGCTGACGGGCTGGGATTCGGTTCGGCAGGACCTGCGCGAAGGTGCGGAAAGCCTGCACGGTGAGATTCGCATCTACTGCTCGGTCACGGCGAGCTATAGCTATCTGCACCGCATGCTGACCGACTTTCTTGGACAGCACCCGCGAGTCAAGATCAGTCTGCGGACCGGCGACCCCGAGCTGGCGCCGGATCGGGTGCGCTCAGGCCAGGAAGAGATTGCGATCGGCGTCAAGCCCGATCGCCCGCCGGCGGGGCTGTCTTTTCGATCGTTGGCCGAGTCGGCCCTGCAGCTCATCGCCGCCGCCGACGCTAGCAAAGGCCCTGCGAGCTTCGGGCCAAAGCAGCTCGCGGGCGAATCGCTGGTGCTGCCGGAACGGGGTGTCGGTCGGGTGCGCATCGATAGCTGGATGCGTGAGCAAAACGTCACGCCCGCGGTGGCCGCACAGGTTGCCGGCAACGAGGCCATCGTCAGCATGGTCAGTCTGGGCCGAGGTCTCGGCGTGGTGCCCCAGATTGTGCTGGACAACAGCCCGCTGGCGGACCGGGTTCGGGTCCTGCCCCTGCGCCCGCGGCTCGGATCGATCGAAATCGGACTGTTTGCCCAGGACAGCCGGCTGCAGGGCCGGCTTCTTCGAACGTTCTGGGAGTCGGCGTCAAGCGTACAAAGCGCATCCGGTGCCGCGGCCATAACTAAGGTTCCCTGA
- the ilvC gene encoding ketol-acid reductoisomerase, translated as MEIYYDKDCDLGLIQARKVAVIGYGSQGHAHALNLQDSGVDVTVGLRSDSASVDKARQAGLKVAPVADAVAQADLVMVLTPDEFQASLYQEQIEPNIKQGATLAFAHGFAVHYNQVVPRADLDVIMIAPKAPGHTVRSEFVRGAGIPDLVAVFQDATGDALKVALSYASGIGGGRTAIIATTFKDETETDLFGEQTVLCGGCVELVKAGFETLVDAGYAPELAYFECLHELKLIVDLMYEGGIANMNYSISNNAEFGEYVTGPKVINEGSRAAMREALADIQSGEYAKKFISEGATNYPSMTARRRNNAAHLIEQVGGRLRDMMPWITANKLVDREKTAGQ; from the coding sequence GTGGAAATTTACTACGACAAAGACTGCGACCTGGGGCTGATCCAGGCGCGCAAGGTGGCTGTTATTGGCTACGGATCACAGGGCCACGCCCACGCGTTGAACCTCCAGGATTCCGGTGTCGACGTAACTGTGGGTCTGCGCAGCGACTCGGCGTCGGTCGACAAGGCGCGCCAGGCCGGGTTGAAGGTGGCGCCGGTGGCGGATGCGGTGGCGCAGGCGGACCTGGTGATGGTGCTGACGCCGGACGAGTTTCAGGCGTCGCTCTATCAGGAGCAGATCGAGCCCAACATCAAACAGGGGGCTACCCTCGCTTTTGCCCACGGCTTTGCGGTGCACTATAACCAGGTGGTGCCGAGAGCGGATCTCGACGTCATCATGATCGCCCCCAAGGCCCCAGGCCATACGGTCCGCAGCGAGTTTGTGCGCGGCGCCGGAATCCCTGATCTGGTTGCGGTGTTTCAGGATGCCACCGGCGACGCGCTGAAGGTTGCCCTGTCCTACGCCAGCGGGATCGGCGGCGGGCGCACCGCGATCATCGCCACGACGTTCAAGGACGAAACGGAAACCGATCTCTTCGGCGAACAGACCGTGCTGTGCGGGGGCTGTGTCGAGCTGGTCAAGGCGGGGTTCGAAACGCTGGTGGACGCCGGCTACGCGCCCGAGCTGGCCTACTTCGAATGCCTGCACGAACTGAAGCTGATCGTTGACCTGATGTACGAAGGCGGCATCGCCAACATGAACTATTCCATATCCAACAATGCGGAGTTCGGCGAATACGTTACCGGCCCCAAGGTGATCAACGAGGGTTCGCGGGCCGCCATGCGCGAGGCGCTGGCTGATATCCAGTCTGGCGAATACGCGAAGAAATTTATCTCCGAAGGCGCCACCAACTACCCGTCGATGACGGCCCGGCGACGCAACAACGCAGCACACCTGATCGAACAGGTGGGTGGAAGACTTCGGGACATGATGCCGTGGATTACGGCCAATAAGCTGGTCGACCGGGAGAAGACGGCCGGTCAATAA
- a CDS encoding TlpA disulfide reductase family protein, giving the protein MNRVIGTFALTAMLLTGCGDDGATSAPREAEGAAPAGTTIAGSWRAVLSSPGGELPFELVIGDDQASGYVLNGEEQVPFGSVVRNGSELVMSYPWYDSEITAELSDDGSVMRGRWRKTHEGGVDSALPFSATRGMAIRFLPLAGSGAGDPPASIDGAWRVEFSDEDGTEPARGEFVQVGQAVTGTFLTPTGDYRFLAGSFEENRLRLSAFDGAHVFLFDARLDEQGTLSGDFWSRETYHATWEASRADEGEKILPDAWEQVSLNSDSNQIDFEFQNLAGETVSLKDPRFEGKVVLVNLFGSWCPNCNDEAPLLSRWYRERRTEGLEIVGLAFEFTGDVERDREMIGRFRDRHEIEYELLLAGVNDKEEAAATLGFLDKVVAYPTTLFLDRDHQVQRIHSGFAGPGTGEFHTEMLKELQAELDQLLAEPKI; this is encoded by the coding sequence ATGAATAGAGTGATCGGGACGTTTGCGCTGACGGCGATGCTGCTGACCGGCTGCGGTGATGACGGTGCCACGTCCGCCCCGCGAGAAGCTGAGGGCGCAGCGCCGGCCGGCACAACCATCGCCGGATCCTGGCGGGCTGTCCTCTCCTCACCCGGTGGCGAGCTGCCCTTTGAGCTCGTGATCGGTGACGACCAGGCGAGCGGCTATGTCCTCAATGGGGAGGAGCAGGTGCCCTTTGGAAGTGTTGTTCGCAACGGCAGCGAGCTGGTGATGAGCTACCCGTGGTATGACTCAGAGATCACCGCCGAGCTGTCGGACGACGGCTCGGTCATGCGGGGGCGCTGGCGAAAGACCCATGAGGGGGGCGTGGATTCCGCGCTGCCCTTCAGCGCAACCCGGGGCATGGCAATTCGGTTCCTCCCGCTGGCCGGTTCCGGAGCCGGTGACCCACCCGCGTCGATCGACGGCGCCTGGCGGGTAGAGTTCAGCGACGAGGACGGCACCGAGCCCGCGCGAGGCGAGTTCGTCCAGGTCGGGCAGGCGGTGACCGGCACCTTTCTGACCCCAACCGGCGACTACCGCTTTTTGGCCGGCAGCTTTGAAGAGAATCGACTTCGCCTGTCGGCGTTCGATGGCGCTCACGTGTTTCTGTTCGATGCGCGCCTTGATGAGCAAGGGACCCTGAGCGGGGATTTCTGGTCGCGGGAGACCTACCACGCCACCTGGGAGGCGAGCCGCGCGGACGAAGGAGAAAAGATTCTGCCCGATGCCTGGGAGCAGGTAAGTCTGAATTCCGACAGCAACCAAATCGACTTTGAATTCCAAAATCTGGCGGGAGAAACCGTTTCTCTCAAGGATCCTCGTTTTGAGGGCAAGGTGGTGTTGGTGAACCTCTTCGGGAGCTGGTGTCCGAACTGTAACGACGAGGCGCCGCTCTTGAGCCGCTGGTATCGAGAGCGCCGCACCGAAGGGCTCGAAATCGTCGGTTTGGCCTTTGAATTTACCGGCGACGTTGAGCGCGATCGGGAAATGATCGGCCGGTTTCGTGATCGTCACGAGATTGAGTACGAGCTGCTGCTGGCCGGCGTCAACGACAAGGAAGAGGCGGCCGCAACGCTGGGCTTTCTGGACAAGGTTGTGGCCTATCCCACAACGCTTTTCCTGGACCGTGACCATCAAGTGCAGCGGATCCACAGCGGTTTTGCCGGCCCTGGCACCGGGGAATTTCATACGGAAATGCTCAAAGAACTGCAGGCTGAGCTCGATCAGCTGCTGGCAGAACCCAAGATTTAG
- a CDS encoding TAXI family TRAP transporter solute-binding subunit, with protein MNRPLLGSGGLALALVAGGFLLAYQFVEPAPPKELTLATGGPDGAYHKLGQSLATLLAEEGIELRLTTSAGSQENAALLAAGEVDVALMQGGTRTDKTAETPVVALASLYFEPLWLFHRVGLDPIPQELEELAPLRISRGAAGSGTRDLVDELLQLNGVTLTSLALPAPADPDSALVAGALDVLAVVAGESSPRVQKLLADPAVRLLDLPRANAYPLHRRYLSALQLPAGAIDLATDNPPEDRRLIGVAAMLVAREDLHPALVDLLLMASPTVVGAPGLFQQRDQFPSPDYLSLPLADEARRFHQRGPSFLQSILPFWAATLIDRLIVMVIPLLALLLPLIRLLPPVYRWRVRSRIYRWYEDLRQLESRLDREGVSTELLHQVAELDREVKQVDTPLSYADELYHLRSHIKLVRTRAEETS; from the coding sequence TTGAACCGGCCACTGCTGGGCAGCGGCGGTCTGGCGCTGGCGCTGGTCGCCGGCGGATTTTTGCTGGCCTATCAGTTTGTTGAGCCTGCGCCGCCCAAGGAACTCACCCTGGCGACCGGCGGCCCCGATGGCGCCTACCACAAGCTTGGCCAGTCGCTGGCGACGCTGCTGGCCGAGGAGGGTATCGAGCTGCGGCTGACAACCAGCGCCGGCAGTCAGGAAAACGCTGCGCTGCTGGCGGCCGGCGAGGTTGACGTAGCATTAATGCAGGGCGGCACTCGGACGGACAAAACCGCTGAAACGCCGGTCGTCGCGCTGGCGAGCCTCTACTTTGAGCCGCTATGGTTGTTCCATCGCGTTGGGCTTGATCCGATACCTCAGGAGCTGGAGGAGCTCGCGCCGCTGCGGATCAGCCGTGGGGCGGCCGGCAGCGGAACCCGAGACCTCGTGGACGAGCTGCTGCAGCTCAATGGCGTGACCCTCACCTCGCTGGCGCTGCCGGCGCCGGCAGATCCGGACAGCGCGCTGGTGGCCGGCGCGCTCGACGTGCTAGCGGTGGTGGCGGGCGAATCGTCGCCCAGGGTTCAGAAGCTGCTGGCCGATCCGGCCGTTCGACTGCTGGATCTGCCGCGGGCCAACGCTTACCCGCTCCATCGGCGCTACCTTTCGGCCCTGCAGCTGCCGGCCGGCGCGATCGATCTTGCCACCGACAACCCGCCCGAGGATCGTCGGCTGATTGGCGTCGCCGCCATGCTGGTCGCCAGAGAAGACCTGCATCCGGCGCTGGTTGATCTGCTGCTGATGGCCTCGCCGACGGTGGTGGGCGCACCGGGTCTGTTTCAGCAGCGCGACCAGTTTCCCTCGCCGGACTATTTGTCGCTGCCGCTCGCCGACGAAGCGCGGCGATTCCATCAGCGCGGGCCGTCGTTTCTGCAGAGTATCCTGCCGTTCTGGGCGGCCACGCTGATCGATCGACTCATTGTGATGGTGATCCCGCTGCTGGCACTGCTCCTGCCGCTGATTCGCCTGTTACCTCCGGTCTATCGGTGGCGCGTTCGATCGAGAATCTATCGCTGGTATGAAGATCTGCGCCAGCTGGAGTCGCGCCTCGACCGGGAGGGCGTCAGCACCGAGCTGCTGCATCAGGTCGCGGAGCTGGATCGCGAGGTGAAGCAGGTGGACACGCCGCTGTCCTATGCTGACGAGCTGTACCATCTACGTAGCCACATCAAGCTGGTTCGCACCAGAGCTGAGGAAACTTCATGA
- a CDS encoding permease has protein sequence MAIHDVLGMIGVALLLLAYLSLQRGWCSASAWPYYAANAAGAGLILLSLWIDFNLSAFVIETCWLGISLLGLVSSLRSNRGASAEQQPGRAA, from the coding sequence ATGGCAATTCACGACGTACTGGGAATGATTGGTGTGGCGCTGCTGCTGCTGGCGTACCTGTCGCTGCAGCGCGGCTGGTGCAGCGCATCCGCATGGCCCTACTATGCCGCCAACGCCGCCGGGGCGGGGCTGATTCTGCTGTCTCTGTGGATCGACTTTAATCTTTCTGCTTTTGTGATCGAAACGTGCTGGCTTGGCATCAGCCTGCTCGGCCTGGTCAGCAGTCTGCGCTCCAATCGCGGCGCGTCGGCCGAACAACAGCCGGGGCGGGCCGCTTGA
- a CDS encoding alpha/beta hydrolase domain-containing protein — MIPATEQYPAYERLSGTVRFAIDPALAVNQRISDISLVRTTHPHGWAVASANFLMLRPMEQPEDPVALLEISNRGGIAGLRYFQRGEFSLEPALPQHFGDGLLMRRGMTLVWVGWQWDVPEDGQSRLRLEVPYAPSRDPANYGLVRSDWVVDEPTELLALAHRNHQAYRPARSVDPRNVLTRRRARLGPREIIPRSRWDFVIERNPLGNKAPHLKIDGNAEPGFIYELTYVAKDPKLVGLGLAAVRDMASWLKHAADAPIRVGHVLGFGVSQTGRFARQFLYQGFNEDEQGRRALDGLLIHSAGGGRGSFNHRFAQPSRDGHRYSAFFYPTDLFPFSGTTQLDSVSGQTDGLFATYQDPSLLPRIVYTNTGYEYWGRSAALLHVSPDGTRDVPPLSNERIYHLASGQHFVGAPPDPANPPGDGIWRSNPLDFLVNLRALLLRLEGWVVRGEAPPPSRYPKLADGSLLTIQDFRFPSLAGVAAPPVAQEAYRANFGRRWRQGIIDLQPPELGTAFPVLVPAVDDYGNERGGIRNLEIVVPAATYTPWARRDGLPNPTELKDFTGLLVPLRTCRHAGDSRPTLAETVPMEAIAEAADELIDGGYVHHEDRQRIIASALDRHRWARELTCLESDAAVADLVGAAPQN, encoded by the coding sequence TTGATTCCAGCGACCGAGCAATATCCGGCCTACGAGCGGCTGAGCGGCACGGTTCGGTTTGCGATCGACCCGGCGCTGGCGGTCAACCAGCGAATCAGCGACATCTCCCTGGTCCGGACGACCCATCCCCACGGCTGGGCCGTCGCCAGCGCCAACTTCCTGATGCTGAGGCCCATGGAGCAACCGGAGGACCCGGTCGCGCTGCTGGAAATCTCCAACCGCGGCGGTATCGCCGGCCTGCGCTACTTTCAACGCGGCGAGTTCAGTCTGGAGCCGGCGCTGCCGCAACACTTTGGTGACGGGCTGCTGATGCGTCGCGGCATGACGCTGGTCTGGGTGGGCTGGCAGTGGGACGTCCCGGAAGACGGACAGAGCCGGCTGCGTCTGGAGGTGCCGTATGCGCCGAGCCGTGACCCGGCCAACTACGGTCTGGTGCGCTCTGACTGGGTGGTGGATGAACCGACGGAGCTGCTGGCGCTGGCACACCGCAACCATCAGGCCTATCGACCGGCCCGCTCGGTAGATCCGCGCAACGTGTTGACGCGTCGCCGCGCCCGGCTTGGGCCGAGGGAAATCATTCCCCGCAGCCGGTGGGATTTTGTGATCGAACGCAATCCGCTGGGCAACAAGGCGCCACATCTCAAAATCGACGGGAACGCCGAACCCGGCTTCATCTATGAGCTGACCTACGTCGCCAAGGATCCGAAGCTGGTGGGCCTGGGCCTGGCGGCAGTCCGCGACATGGCCAGCTGGCTAAAACACGCGGCTGACGCGCCCATCCGCGTCGGGCACGTGCTCGGCTTCGGCGTTTCGCAGACCGGCCGCTTTGCGCGGCAGTTTCTCTATCAGGGTTTCAATGAGGACGAACAGGGTCGACGCGCGCTCGACGGTCTGCTGATCCATTCTGCCGGTGGCGGGCGAGGAAGCTTCAACCACCGCTTCGCCCAGCCGTCCCGCGACGGACACCGCTATTCGGCATTTTTTTATCCCACCGACCTGTTTCCTTTCAGCGGCACCACGCAGCTTGATTCGGTGAGCGGCCAGACTGACGGGCTGTTCGCGACCTACCAGGACCCTTCGCTGCTGCCCCGCATTGTCTACACCAATACCGGCTACGAGTACTGGGGCCGCTCCGCGGCGCTGCTGCACGTCAGCCCCGACGGCACACGCGACGTACCGCCGCTAAGCAACGAGCGGATTTACCATCTGGCCTCCGGACAACACTTTGTCGGCGCGCCCCCCGACCCGGCCAACCCGCCCGGCGACGGAATCTGGCGAAGCAACCCGCTCGATTTTCTGGTCAACCTGCGCGCCCTGCTGCTGAGGCTGGAGGGCTGGGTGGTCCGCGGCGAGGCGCCGCCGCCAAGCCGCTACCCGAAGCTCGCCGACGGTTCGCTTCTCACCATCCAAGACTTTCGTTTTCCGTCGCTGGCGGGCGTGGCAGCGCCACCGGTGGCGCAGGAGGCCTACCGAGCTAACTTCGGTCGCCGCTGGCGCCAGGGCATCATCGACCTGCAGCCCCCCGAGCTGGGGACGGCTTTTCCCGTCCTGGTGCCCGCGGTTGACGATTACGGCAACGAACGGGGCGGAATCCGCAATCTGGAAATTGTGGTCCCGGCCGCCACCTACACACCCTGGGCGCGTCGCGACGGATTGCCCAACCCGACCGAGCTGAAGGACTTCACGGGCCTTCTGGTGCCGCTGAGGACCTGTCGACACGCCGGTGACAGCCGACCGACGCTGGCCGAGACGGTGCCGATGGAGGCCATTGCGGAAGCCGCGGACGAACTCATTGATGGTGGGTACGTCCACCACGAAGATCGCCAGCGCATCATCGCCAGCGCGCTGGACAGGCATCGCTGGGCCCGCGAGCTGACCTGTTTAGAGTCAGACGCAGCGGTTGCCGACCTCGTCGGGGCAGCGCCACAAAACTAA
- a CDS encoding EAL domain-containing protein encodes MPTLAAPIGPGRRLFLTFLLVAALPVIAVSVYALSHLTATIQEQRQTVLFDVVQSQGQLLATRLEEALLQLLRSDTVLEGGAFQSLESSMDVAPSGPRVALETSGDGVWLLLRGSQTGVRALLSETWLWRGTVTLPPGVVLCLESLATLAPVYCGTREGAVAGAGPLLDRLDDAADRGFQLGLGEENPVEHVRQELVINEPFAGAALELVAFRTDTSLLGELGLGRLLAALTGLSVVLAALAAFLLRRRQQKPMQALKEATDRVGMANFDLPVQVDDNDELGELSQRFNAMMVQLQEQVGRYRSNAEIDQLILQSESPETVLNLILGRAFSFVEADFLTIGIIDPESPTEAICQSTRKQDGKITPLSRATLSDADLALLASARHPVGLDPRWAGAESMRELGGSSGLLLGITWHSRPLGFMLAGMPAADTSEAEIRSQAMELRDRVAVTLTAAEKEKALFAKANFDSLTGLPNRHLLEDRLRLACDSNLSTGEPFALLFLDLDNFKLVNDSVGHEGGDQLLREVAGRLNDLCQPGDAIARLGGDEFVMLLTSYRTPQDLDQRAQEVIAALSDAVTIGGHSTEVNASIGIAIYPEDGTKPGQLLRNADAAMYRSKELGRNRVTFFTDDINLEITRKFQILTQLRKALAENSLTLAYQPQLSLGTGNLCGAEVLVRWPESGVSPGEMIQIAEDYGVINALGRWVLERACSDFAGLDETLRPPKISVNVSARQLADPQFVDFVAECLARHALDASKLELEITESLLVNDNGWAIRQLQQLKEVGLNLALDDFGTGYSSLTYLQRLPVDSIKIDRSFVTRVDSDDTQQGVVTAVVQLAHSLGKRTVAEGAETDLELRKLKALGCDDLQGYVFSEPLPGIDQLAEFIVRRQFECSEAADRHLAQA; translated from the coding sequence ATGCCCACGCTTGCCGCCCCGATCGGTCCAGGCCGCCGCCTGTTTTTGACTTTTTTGCTGGTGGCCGCCCTCCCGGTCATCGCCGTGAGCGTCTACGCGCTCAGCCACCTCACCGCCACCATTCAAGAACAGCGGCAAACCGTGCTCTTCGACGTTGTGCAATCGCAGGGCCAGCTGCTCGCGACGCGGCTTGAGGAGGCCCTGCTGCAGCTCCTGCGTTCCGACACCGTACTCGAAGGCGGCGCGTTCCAGTCGCTCGAAAGCAGCATGGATGTGGCGCCCTCGGGCCCGCGGGTTGCCCTGGAAACGTCCGGTGACGGGGTCTGGCTGCTGCTCCGTGGTTCCCAGACCGGCGTCCGGGCATTGTTGAGTGAGACCTGGCTGTGGCGTGGCACGGTCACGCTGCCTCCGGGTGTGGTTCTCTGTCTGGAGTCGCTGGCCACCCTGGCGCCGGTGTATTGCGGCACCCGGGAGGGGGCTGTCGCCGGCGCCGGCCCGCTGCTCGACCGCCTGGACGATGCCGCTGACCGGGGGTTTCAGTTGGGTTTGGGAGAAGAAAACCCCGTCGAACACGTCCGCCAAGAGCTGGTGATCAACGAACCTTTCGCGGGCGCTGCGCTCGAGCTGGTGGCCTTCAGGACCGACACCAGCCTGCTTGGCGAGCTTGGCCTAGGTCGGCTGTTAGCCGCGCTGACCGGTCTCTCGGTGGTTCTCGCGGCGCTGGCGGCTTTCCTGCTGCGCCGACGGCAGCAAAAACCCATGCAGGCGCTCAAGGAGGCCACCGATCGTGTCGGCATGGCCAACTTTGACCTGCCCGTTCAGGTCGACGATAACGACGAGCTCGGAGAGCTCAGCCAACGTTTCAACGCCATGATGGTGCAGCTCCAGGAGCAGGTCGGCCGCTATCGCAGCAACGCCGAGATCGATCAGCTGATCCTGCAAAGCGAGTCGCCGGAGACCGTCCTCAACCTGATTCTCGGGCGCGCCTTTTCGTTTGTCGAAGCGGATTTTCTGACCATTGGCATCATCGATCCGGAAAGTCCAACCGAGGCGATCTGTCAGAGCACCCGCAAACAAGACGGCAAGATCACGCCGCTGTCCCGGGCCACGTTGAGCGACGCTGATCTAGCGCTGCTGGCGAGCGCTCGACACCCGGTAGGCCTTGACCCTCGTTGGGCCGGCGCCGAATCCATGCGTGAACTGGGCGGGAGCAGCGGGCTCCTTCTGGGCATCACCTGGCACTCCCGACCGCTGGGGTTCATGCTGGCCGGTATGCCCGCAGCTGACACCTCGGAAGCGGAGATCCGCAGCCAGGCGATGGAGCTCCGGGACCGTGTCGCCGTGACCCTGACCGCCGCCGAGAAGGAAAAAGCGCTGTTTGCCAAAGCGAACTTCGACTCGCTGACCGGCCTGCCGAATCGGCATCTTCTGGAAGACCGGCTCAGGCTGGCCTGCGATAGCAACCTGTCGACCGGTGAACCTTTTGCGCTGCTCTTTCTGGACCTCGACAACTTCAAGCTGGTCAACGACTCTGTCGGCCATGAGGGTGGAGATCAGCTGCTGCGGGAAGTTGCTGGCCGACTGAACGACCTGTGCCAGCCCGGTGATGCCATCGCCCGCCTCGGAGGCGACGAATTTGTCATGCTTCTCACCAGCTACCGAACGCCGCAGGACCTGGACCAGCGAGCCCAGGAGGTGATCGCCGCCTTGTCGGATGCCGTGACCATCGGCGGGCACAGCACGGAGGTCAACGCGAGTATCGGGATTGCGATTTACCCGGAGGACGGCACCAAACCCGGACAGCTGCTGCGCAACGCTGACGCGGCCATGTACCGATCCAAGGAACTCGGCCGCAATCGGGTGACGTTCTTTACCGACGACATCAATCTCGAGATCACTCGTAAGTTCCAGATCCTCACCCAGCTCAGAAAGGCGCTAGCCGAAAACTCACTGACCCTCGCCTACCAGCCACAGCTTTCCCTGGGGACTGGAAACCTCTGCGGCGCGGAGGTCCTGGTGCGCTGGCCCGAGTCCGGCGTCAGTCCTGGCGAGATGATTCAAATTGCCGAAGATTACGGCGTGATCAACGCCCTCGGACGCTGGGTCCTGGAGCGTGCCTGCTCCGACTTTGCCGGGCTGGACGAGACGCTGCGACCGCCTAAAATCTCGGTCAACGTCTCAGCGCGTCAGCTGGCCGATCCGCAGTTCGTGGACTTCGTCGCTGAATGCCTCGCCAGACACGCTCTGGACGCCAGCAAGCTGGAGCTCGAGATCACCGAATCGTTGCTGGTCAACGACAACGGCTGGGCCATTCGTCAGCTCCAGCAGCTCAAGGAGGTAGGGCTCAACCTCGCGCTGGATGATTTCGGCACCGGCTACTCGTCACTGACCTACCTGCAGCGACTGCCCGTCGACTCCATCAAGATCGACCGGTCGTTTGTCACCCGCGTCGACTCCGACGACACGCAGCAGGGGGTTGTTACCGCGGTCGTGCAGCTCGCCCATTCACTTGGCAAACGTACGGTCGCCGAGGGTGCCGAAACTGATCTGGAGCTGCGGAAGCTCAAGGCGCTTGGGTGCGATGACCTGCAGGGTTACGTGTTTTCGGAGCCGCTGCCAGGCATCGATCAGCTGGCCGAGTTCATTGTTCGCCGTCAGTTCGAGTGCAGCGAAGCTGCGGATCGCCACCTGGCCCAGGCCTGA